The region CATAGCAAAATATGACATGAATAAAGATGGCACAATTACCCTAACTTATCTTGTGGATGGAGAACCTCTTAGCGTTGATATATTGAATAAATCAAAATAATAGTTTGCTACTTAAGAGAACCCCATTGTGGATTAAAGACTGATTAGATTTTTACTTACTAGTCAGCCTTTATTATTCATCGAAACCTAGCTATTTATCCGTGTTAAATTAAGAAAAAGTGCTTAAGATGTGTTATTTTGTTTATTAGAAAACGAACAAAGACGAGTGAATGATAGATAATTTGGTCTATTATGAGCTGGTGATGTTAATGATTATTAATAGTATAGAATGTAGGATGTTAGGTTAAAAGAACTATGAAATTGTGGACAATCTTATTACTCTCTCTTCTTATAAATTCTGGAATAAGTGCTGATAACTATGAGGATATTCTTCCTGGGAAACGTAGTTTTCTTATGGATAAGAATCATATTAACTATGAGAATAATGCTGGTCTGGGATCCCGACGTTATGTGTTTAGAGATATAGATTTATGGGATTATCAGTTGGTTAATATCTATGGTATTCCCTTTGTTAAATACAACGAAAGTAATCCTCTTCTTATCCTCAAGAATAGGGAAATAGTCTATGTCTATTCTGCTGATGCTGTGGCTCATGATGTTAAATGGGAAATCTTTGCTGGAATTGAAGAAAGTAAGAGTGGTAAGATTCAATTGTCTTTTCCTACTGGTTCTATCAAAGTTTCTAGCTATCTGACAGAAGGTAGCATTATCTATGATGAGAAATTTCTTAAGAATAGTGTTTTAAGGCAACCATGGATTGAAGGAGCTCCCGGTAAAGGAATAGGGGAGTCCATTACTTTTGAAGCGGTAATGGATA is a window of Spirochaeta cellobiosiphila DSM 17781 DNA encoding:
- a CDS encoding NADase-type glycan-binding domain-containing protein, translated to MKLWTILLLSLLINSGISADNYEDILPGKRSFLMDKNHINYENNAGLGSRRYVFRDIDLWDYQLVNIYGIPFVKYNESNPLLILKNREIVYVYSADAVAHDVKWEIFAGIEESKSGKIQLSFPTGSIKVSSYLTEGSIIYDEKFLKNSVLRQPWIEGAPGKGIGESITFEAVMDRNDNPRAAANGMYLFNGFVSFDKPHLYKYNARVKQFRVEDLDTDEMWTINLIDTPNPQYYDLKGHEGHTLRLSITDVYAGTKWEDTCLNMIVMSYKM